In Haloarcula salinisoli, one genomic interval encodes:
- a CDS encoding PQQ-binding-like beta-propeller repeat protein has product MNRRSFLATTAGFLTASSAGCLRLSEQESGTATPSEEGTVTGTESVEGTTTPTEEESDTDEEGPGDISGAPMFKYDAANTGTSTGETGPKNAVEEQWSYEIGERLYRPPAVVDGTLYFGTADANVYAFSAMDGNVEWSHDPTDYSDLIVSTPAVVDGTVYVGTDAGTMYALSANAGTERWKYHAGGLLRSPPTVVDGTVYFGTVDDGVYALAADDGAEQWTYEVGLSVYSSLAVVNDTVYIGSYAAVSAEDGTEVWSGNSDVTQPPTPAVVDGTVYVTRTYVVDGDFVGRVYAVSADDGTERWSHQKEKDIPRSPAVADDTVYVGCNDHHVYALSTADGTEQWAYDTGAKVDSTPAVVDGTVYVGNDEGTLYALSTDDGTEQWSYQTGSPLSSPVVVDGMVYVGTEDGTVHALSEQ; this is encoded by the coding sequence ATGAACCGGCGTAGCTTCCTCGCCACGACGGCCGGGTTCCTGACAGCGTCATCGGCCGGCTGTCTCCGGCTCTCGGAGCAGGAATCCGGGACAGCTACGCCGTCGGAAGAGGGGACTGTCACCGGGACGGAATCGGTCGAGGGAACGACGACACCGACCGAGGAAGAGTCGGATACAGACGAGGAGGGCCCAGGCGACATTTCAGGCGCACCGATGTTCAAGTACGACGCTGCGAACACGGGGACGAGCACGGGTGAAACTGGCCCGAAAAACGCCGTCGAGGAACAGTGGTCGTATGAGATCGGAGAAAGGTTGTATCGACCGCCTGCCGTGGTCGATGGTACCCTCTACTTCGGAACTGCCGACGCCAATGTGTACGCCTTCTCGGCGATGGACGGTAACGTGGAATGGTCACACGACCCTACGGATTATTCCGATTTGATAGTTTCGACGCCTGCAGTGGTCGATGGGACCGTCTACGTCGGAACCGACGCCGGTACCATGTACGCACTGTCGGCCAACGCCGGCACCGAGCGATGGAAATATCATGCTGGTGGCTTGTTGCGTTCGCCGCCGACAGTGGTCGATGGCACGGTCTACTTCGGGACGGTAGACGACGGTGTGTACGCGTTAGCGGCCGACGACGGTGCCGAACAGTGGACGTACGAAGTAGGTCTGTCCGTGTATTCGTCGCTGGCCGTAGTGAACGACACCGTCTACATCGGCAGCTATGCCGCGGTATCGGCCGAGGACGGTACCGAGGTATGGTCCGGCAACTCCGATGTCACGCAACCGCCGACACCGGCAGTGGTCGATGGCACCGTCTACGTCACGCGTACCTACGTGGTAGACGGTGATTTCGTCGGTAGAGTGTACGCGGTGTCGGCAGACGACGGCACCGAACGATGGTCACATCAAAAAGAGAAGGACATACCGAGGTCTCCAGCAGTAGCCGACGACACTGTCTACGTTGGCTGTAACGACCACCACGTGTATGCATTGTCGACGGCCGACGGCACCGAGCAATGGGCATACGACACCGGGGCAAAAGTGGACAGTACGCCAGCAGTGGTTGATGGCACCGTCTACGTGGGGAACGACGAAGGGACGCTGTACGCACTGTCGACCGACGACGGCACCGAGCAGTGGTCGTATCAAACGGGTTCGCCACTGTCCTCGCCAGTAGTGGTCGATGGCATGGTCTACGTCGGGACTGAAGACGGCACCGTGCACGCGCTGTCGGAACAGTAA
- a CDS encoding PQQ-binding-like beta-propeller repeat protein gives MDRRAFLATTTGLLTASSAGCLRLSEQETGAATPSENGTDNGTDSGEETTTPTEVETTEEEPESEEEKSSDISGAPMFQYDAANTGTSPDESGPKNAVEEQWSANSLGPVNSSPAVVDGTVYVGSNDNSVYAFSAADGSEQWSYETGGEVYSSPAVVDGTVYVGSGDGAVYALSADDGAKQWSYETGAQVNSPPTVVDGTVYIGSHDYNVYALAAEDGTEKWSYETGGSVSSSPAVVDGTVYVTSADTTVYALSAAGGIEEWSYDTGGDIGEGSSPTVVDGTVYVGRSGNGSDSDGGPVYALSAADGTEQWSFETGDSVASTPAVADGTVYVGSNDNTVYALSAADGTEQWAFETEDLVISSPAVVDGIVYVGSRDNTVYALSADDGTEQWSYGTGGFVFSSPAVVDGIVYVGDFDGNLFALSEQ, from the coding sequence ATGGACCGGAGAGCGTTCCTCGCCACGACGACCGGGTTACTGACCGCGTCATCGGCCGGGTGTCTCCGCCTCTCGGAGCAAGAAACCGGGGCAGCCACGCCGTCGGAAAACGGAACTGACAACGGGACGGATTCGGGCGAGGAAACGACGACACCGACAGAAGTTGAGACGACCGAGGAAGAGCCGGAATCGGAGGAAGAAAAATCGAGCGACATTTCCGGGGCACCGATGTTCCAGTACGACGCTGCGAACACGGGGACGAGCCCGGATGAAAGTGGCCCGAAAAACGCCGTCGAGGAACAGTGGTCCGCCAACTCTCTGGGTCCGGTGAATTCGTCACCGGCAGTGGTCGACGGCACCGTCTACGTCGGGAGTAATGACAACAGTGTCTACGCGTTCTCCGCCGCAGACGGCTCCGAGCAGTGGTCATATGAGACTGGGGGTGAGGTGTACTCGTCGCCGGCGGTAGTCGATGGTACCGTCTACGTTGGGAGTGGCGACGGCGCTGTGTACGCGCTGTCGGCCGACGATGGCGCCAAACAGTGGTCGTACGAGACTGGGGCACAGGTGAACTCGCCCCCGACAGTGGTCGATGGCACCGTCTATATCGGGAGTCATGATTACAACGTGTACGCGTTGGCGGCCGAGGACGGCACCGAGAAATGGTCGTACGAGACTGGGGGTTCCGTGTCTTCGTCGCCGGCAGTGGTCGATGGCACCGTCTACGTCACTAGTGCCGATACCACTGTGTACGCGTTATCTGCCGCGGGCGGTATCGAGGAATGGTCGTATGACACTGGTGGTGATATCGGCGAGGGGTCATCGCCGACAGTGGTCGACGGCACCGTCTACGTCGGTCGTTCCGGGAACGGCAGCGATAGCGACGGTGGTCCTGTGTACGCGTTATCAGCTGCAGATGGCACAGAACAATGGTCCTTTGAGACTGGAGATTCAGTGGCATCGACGCCGGCAGTGGCTGATGGCACCGTCTACGTCGGGAGCAACGACAACACTGTGTACGCGCTGTCGGCTGCCGACGGGACCGAACAATGGGCATTCGAGACTGAGGACCTTGTGATTTCGTCGCCGGCAGTGGTTGATGGCATCGTCTACGTCGGGAGCCGGGACAATACTGTGTACGCGCTGTCGGCCGACGACGGGACCGAACAGTGGTCGTACGGGACTGGGGGGTTCGTATTCTCCTCGCCGGCAGTCGTCGACGGCATCGTCTACGTCGGGGATTTCGACGGCAATTTGTTCGCGTTGTCGGAACAGTAA
- a CDS encoding PQQ-binding-like beta-propeller repeat protein gives MDRRSLLAATGGLLTASSAGCLRLSEQETGAATPSENGTDTETESVEEQETPTEEETDPDEEISGDISGAPMFRYDAANTGTSPDETGPKNAVEEQWSANSLGQVYSSPAVVDNTVYIGSSDGSVYAFAAADGSEQWSYETGDHVVSSPAGVDGTVYVGSEDNTVYALSADDGAEQWSYGAAGIVNSSPAVVDGTVYVGSHDANVYALSADDGTKQWSYETGGSVASSPAVVDDTVYVGSSDGSMYALSTDDGTEQWSYETGDGVGSAPAVVDGTVYFGSYRARSDSGGGAVYALSAADGTELWSYQTEGYVGSSPAVVGNTVYVGSYDRSVYALATDDGTMQWSYDTNDAVASSPAVVDGTVYIGSQDGNVYALSAADGTEQWSHGAGGNVFSSPAVVDGIVYVGTSDGTVFALSEQ, from the coding sequence ATGGACCGGAGGAGCCTTCTCGCCGCGACAGGCGGGCTACTGACTGCGTCATCGGCCGGGTGTCTCCGCCTCTCGGAGCAAGAAACCGGGGCAGCCACGCCGTCGGAAAACGGAACTGACACCGAAACGGAATCGGTCGAGGAACAGGAGACACCGACCGAGGAAGAGACCGACCCGGACGAAGAAATATCGGGCGATATTTCCGGGGCACCGATGTTCCGGTACGACGCTGCGAACACGGGGACGAGCCCGGACGAAACTGGCCCCAAAAACGCCGTCGAGGAACAGTGGTCCGCCAACTCTCTGGGCCAAGTGTATTCGTCACCGGCAGTGGTCGATAATACCGTCTATATCGGGAGCAGTGACGGCAGTGTCTACGCGTTTGCTGCGGCAGACGGCTCCGAGCAATGGTCATATGAGACTGGCGACCACGTAGTTTCGTCGCCGGCAGGGGTCGATGGCACCGTCTACGTCGGGAGTGAGGACAACACCGTGTACGCGCTGTCGGCCGACGATGGCGCCGAACAATGGTCGTACGGGGCTGCGGGAATCGTGAACTCATCGCCAGCAGTGGTCGATGGCACCGTCTACGTCGGAAGTCACGACGCGAATGTGTACGCGCTGTCGGCCGACGACGGCACCAAGCAATGGTCGTACGAAACTGGGGGTTCCGTGGCTTCGTCGCCGGCAGTGGTCGATGACACCGTCTACGTCGGGAGTAGCGACGGCAGTATGTACGCGCTCTCGACCGACGACGGCACCGAGCAATGGTCGTACGAGACTGGGGATGGTGTTGGGTCGGCGCCGGCAGTAGTTGACGGCACCGTTTACTTCGGGAGTTACAGGGCCCGCAGCGATAGCGGCGGTGGTGCTGTGTACGCGTTGTCGGCTGCGGATGGTACAGAGCTGTGGTCGTACCAGACGGAGGGATATGTAGGTTCGTCGCCGGCAGTGGTCGGTAACACCGTCTACGTCGGGAGTTACGACCGTTCTGTGTACGCCCTGGCGACCGACGACGGTACCATGCAATGGTCGTACGATACTAACGATGCCGTGGCTTCGTCGCCGGCAGTGGTCGATGGCACCGTCTATATCGGGAGTCAGGATGGCAACGTGTATGCGCTGTCGGCTGCGGATGGCACCGAACAGTGGTCGCACGGGGCTGGGGGCAACGTATTTTCGTCGCCAGCAGTAGTCGATGGCATCGTCTACGTCGGGACTTCCGACGGCACTGTGTTCGCGTTGTCGGAACAGTAG